Sequence from the Gimesia sp. genome:
GGCTACGGTAACAGCCGCGTTATGAAGTTCGCCGCGAATGGAAAATACCTGGGACAGTGGGGCGAGCCGGGGGAAGGACCAGGGCAGTTCAATCTCCCCCATTCGATTATCCTCGATCGCCAGGGACGCATTCTGGTCGGAGACCGCGAAAATGATCGCGTGCAGGCCTTTAACTCGGAAGGCAAGCTGCTGGAGATCTGGACCGGCTTCGCTCCCTACGGGATGGAATTCGATGCCCAGGGAAACCTGTTCGTCGCCGATGGACGTGCCAACAAAGTGTTGTTGTTGAATTCCAGTGGAAAAGTCGCTCAGAGCTGGGGCCGCAAGGGAGCCGGACCGGGCGAATTCAATCTGCCTCACATGCTGACCACGGACACCGCCGGAAATCTTTTCATCGCGGAAATCGGCGGTAAACGTCTGCAGAAACTCCTGCGGGAAAAATAAGCGCGGTTTAAAAGACTTCCCGGATGGGGTGACCACCATCTGTAAATTCGACAGGCAGGCCATCCGGTCTGCGAATGCGTGCTGCCGTATCGATACCCAGTTTGCGATAGATCGTCTCTGCATAGTCGTAGGGTGTATAAAGTCGATCGGTGACATCGCCTCCTTCCTTGTTGGTTGCACCAATCACCTGTCCTCCCGGAACGCCTGCACCAGCCAGCGCGACCGACATCGCCCGCCCCCAGTGGTCGCGGCCGCCCCATTTATTCACGCGGGGGGTGCGTCCCATCTCCGTGATGAAACAGACCAGCGTGTCTGCCAGCAGTCCTCGTGCATGCATGTCTTCAATCAAAGCGCTGAAACTCCGGTCGAGGCTGGGCATCATGACAGGGTGAGGCAAACCAAATCGTTCCTGATTACTCATTCCCTGCGGCCCACCACAGGGACCGTTCTGATAAATTCCCTCATGGTGATCCCAGTTCAGGAACACCCCTTTGGGTTGACCATAGCCGGGGCGTTTCACATGCTCGGGAGGCTGAATCACAGTCACGCTGACGAATCTCACGCCCGTTTCGATCAGCTTTCGACCCAGGAGGTAACAGCAGCCACGATGATCGCGACCATAACGGTCACGGGTTTGATCGCTTTCCGTAGATAGATTCAGCGAAGCCTGCACCCGGGGGCTCGTCAGCAGATCGACGGCGTTTTCGTAGTAAGCCTGTAACGTCTCCGCCGTTTCCGTTTTTGCGACCGCAGACCGGTCCAGTTGCGTCAATAGTTCGCGTCGTTGCTGAAACCGTTCGCGACTGAGTTTGGAATTCAGTTGGAGTGACTTCACTTCCCAGCTGGGATCAGACAGGTTCTCCCCCAGGTTTCTGGTTCCCAGCTTCCACGGCGCCCGGCTGGCAGGCAGGAAACCGGTGCTGGTGACGTGATTGGGCATGTTAATTCCGGGACAGAAGATATACCCCGGCAGTTGTGGGCAGTCGGTTCCGATCTGATCGGTGACGACCGAGCCGATATCGGGGAAGTCAAACGAAGAATCGAAACGGTACCCTTTGAAGAATTCCTGGCAGCCTTCCTTGTGACCTGCGACCCGGGCGGTAGTCATGGAGCGAATGACGGAGAGCTTATCCGCCTGCCGGGCCGTCATGGGCATCAATGACGAGAACTGAATCCCGGGGACATTGGTGTCGATCGGCTGGTAGGGCGTACGATGATCATAGGGAGCCTGGGGCTTGGGATCCCAGGTATCCATCTGGCTGATTCCCCCTTCCTCGTAAATCACCAGCACCCGTTTCGCCTGACCGGGACGATGCCCTGTATTTTTGGCAATCGCTTCCAGAGCCAGCATGTCCGCAAGCCCGGCTCCCATCATTCCCGTGGAGATCGAGCGAAGTATTTTGCGCCGGCCCGGATGGTGTTCCCTGCGGTTCAGCAGTCGCGATAAATCAAGAAGATTTGCCAAATCAGCCCCCCACATTCCCGTGTACAACAGGTTTCAGTCAGCGAGTCAGACTCAGATCAGAATCAGTTCCTGTTATTCTCACAGATTAACACATAAAAGTAAATGCATGTAATGTGGCGGCCTGCTATTTATTGCAGTAGGTCAAAAAGCCACGCACTGCCGCCAGATAGGCTTCCGGTTCATCATCAGCAATCGCATGGGAACTGTTCGTGAAAATCTTCAAATGCGCACGGGGAATTCTCTCCGCGATCAGCTCCGAATGCCGCGGTGGACAGATCCAGTCGTGGGCGCCTCCCAGCACCAGAGTGGGACACTTTATAGAAGGTAACTGCTCAATCAAGTCGAATGTTTTCAGGAACATGGTGAAGCCGAGATTCAGCTGTTCGAAGTTACGGATACTGCGCGGCCAGCCTTTGTCCAGCTTCTCGGCGTCGAAACGGGTGGAATACAGGGGGCCCATCGTTTTGTAATACTCGTAGACCTGTTCCTGTGATTCGAATGTGCCCTCCCACAACCACTGGCAGACACGTTGCTGATCCGCAGTACCTCGCTCATTGACGATCTGCCGGGCATCTTCCATAAAGCGAAAACTGGGGGCTGTGGCGACAAGAATCAGGTTCGCGACACGCTCCGGATATCGAATGGCATAGCCCTGCGCGACCATCCCTCCATACGACGAACCCAGCACGGAGATCCGCTCCAGACCCAGGTGTTCACGCAGCGCGTCCAGGTCATCGATGTTCTGGTCGAGCGTGTAGGTCCTGGGATCAGCCGGAGCACTTCGTCCGGAACCACGATGGTCGACAAACACCAGTTGCGCGGTATCACCCAGCGCTGCCGAATTCAATTTGAAACTGGAATGATCGCTGCCCGGCCCGCCATGCAGCAGAAACAGCACCGGACGCTCGACCATCCGGTCTTCACCAGGCACCAGTCCCATCCCGTCGACATCAAAATAGAGTTCCGTACCATTGATGCGGGCACGCATTCAGTGACTCCTCAGCTTACCCGAACAGTTCCATGATCGGCTTCCCCGTGGTCAGGGTCCGCAACAACCCTGTCGGATCCTGTGGGTTGTTGATCGGGATGTCCAGTGCGTGATAGATCGTCGCCGCGAGTTCTTCGGGGCGGACCGGTTTGTGGGTGGGATATTCACCATACTTGTTTGTCTTTCCATAGACCTGTCCCCCTTTAATGCCGGCACCTGCCAGGATCGAGGAGAAGCACTTCGGCCAGTGCTGGCGTCCCGGGGGATCCTGTTTCAATACGTAGGGCGTACGGCCGAATTCGCCGGTGACGACGACCAGCGTGTTATCCAGCATGCCCCGTTCCTTGAGGTCCGTGAGCAACGCGGCCAGCGCCTGGTCCAGTCGGGGCAGACAGAAGCCCATGCCGTAGGAACCGTTGCCGAACGCATTCCCCATGCCCATGTTTCCGCCATGCATGTCCCAACTGCTGCTGGGCGGTCCCTGCTTGTCATGGTCGGCTTGACCGGCCCAGCCATTAACGGTGACGAAGCGGACTCCCGATTCCACCATCCGACGGGCCAGCAGCAGGTTCTGTCCCAGGGGATGCATGCCGTACTGCTCGCGAACTTTGTCCGGTTCCTCATGCATGTTAAACGCACGTCGGCCCTCGGCCCGCGTTAAGGCATCGTAAGTCTTTTCTCTCAGGTCCGACCAGTCTTTGACTTTCTGATCTTTATCGAGTCGCTTCGATTCCAGGCCGCGGAGCAGTATCTTCCGCTCCTCAAACCGCTGCTCGTCATACGGATTGTAAATTTCGGGCGGCTTGAAGTCTTTCATTGCCGGATGATTGTTCGCCGAACCGACGAACA
This genomic interval carries:
- a CDS encoding DUF1501 domain-containing protein, whose amino-acid sequence is MANLLDLSRLLNRREHHPGRRKILRSISTGMMGAGLADMLALEAIAKNTGHRPGQAKRVLVIYEEGGISQMDTWDPKPQAPYDHRTPYQPIDTNVPGIQFSSLMPMTARQADKLSVIRSMTTARVAGHKEGCQEFFKGYRFDSSFDFPDIGSVVTDQIGTDCPQLPGYIFCPGINMPNHVTSTGFLPASRAPWKLGTRNLGENLSDPSWEVKSLQLNSKLSRERFQQRRELLTQLDRSAVAKTETAETLQAYYENAVDLLTSPRVQASLNLSTESDQTRDRYGRDHRGCCYLLGRKLIETGVRFVSVTVIQPPEHVKRPGYGQPKGVFLNWDHHEGIYQNGPCGGPQGMSNQERFGLPHPVMMPSLDRSFSALIEDMHARGLLADTLVCFITEMGRTPRVNKWGGRDHWGRAMSVALAGAGVPGGQVIGATNKEGGDVTDRLYTPYDYAETIYRKLGIDTAARIRRPDGLPVEFTDGGHPIREVF
- a CDS encoding DUF1501 domain-containing protein yields the protein MDEFQMNRRQAMIASGLGTLSLGMPGVVMGSDKLDAAGKAVAAEKSCIFILLCGGPSHIDTWDMKPDAPLDYRGPYMPIETKVPGMRINEMHTELAKVTDQFTLINSMSHPGAISNHFDAMHNLLSGQSEKRVQQGAANEQPYLGSFVAKFKPSKRNFVSNAWLIKCVGPPVFCAPNIGIGGYLGSAYAPVFVGSANNHPAMKDFKPPEIYNPYDEQRFEERKILLRGLESKRLDKDQKVKDWSDLREKTYDALTRAEGRRAFNMHEEPDKVREQYGMHPLGQNLLLARRMVESGVRFVTVNGWAGQADHDKQGPPSSSWDMHGGNMGMGNAFGNGSYGMGFCLPRLDQALAALLTDLKERGMLDNTLVVVTGEFGRTPYVLKQDPPGRQHWPKCFSSILAGAGIKGGQVYGKTNKYGEYPTHKPVRPEELAATIYHALDIPINNPQDPTGLLRTLTTGKPIMELFG
- a CDS encoding alpha/beta fold hydrolase, with product MRARINGTELYFDVDGMGLVPGEDRMVERPVLFLLHGGPGSDHSSFKLNSAALGDTAQLVFVDHRGSGRSAPADPRTYTLDQNIDDLDALREHLGLERISVLGSSYGGMVAQGYAIRYPERVANLILVATAPSFRFMEDARQIVNERGTADQQRVCQWLWEGTFESQEQVYEYYKTMGPLYSTRFDAEKLDKGWPRSIRNFEQLNLGFTMFLKTFDLIEQLPSIKCPTLVLGGAHDWICPPRHSELIAERIPRAHLKIFTNSSHAIADDEPEAYLAAVRGFLTYCNK